A stretch of the Sulfolobus acidocaldarius SUSAZ genome encodes the following:
- a CDS encoding RNA-associated protein (Shwachman#Bodian#Diamond syndrome protein family; SBDS; similar to eukaryotic proteins involved in RNA metabolism or binding), which produces MTKKDEMVIARYEHSGERFEILVKPKEAMDLRNGKSVSISDAVVSDTIYKDIKKGLKASPSSLKKVFGTLDFEEIAKQIILKGEIPLTAEQRREILENKRKQIIDYISRNSIDPKTNLPIPRTRIELAMEQARIQIDPNKDVEAQALQIVRELAKLIPIRIARALMEIKVGPKFSSKIKSQLANLGEVKRSNWLNDGTLIAELEIPAGAQQDVIDKLNSLTKGEVEVKILQVK; this is translated from the coding sequence ATGACCAAAAAAGACGAAATGGTGATAGCAAGGTATGAGCATAGCGGAGAGAGATTTGAGATATTAGTTAAGCCTAAGGAGGCTATGGATTTAAGGAACGGAAAAAGTGTGAGTATTTCCGACGCAGTGGTTTCTGATACAATTTACAAAGACATAAAAAAGGGTTTAAAGGCATCTCCTTCTTCTTTAAAAAAAGTTTTTGGTACATTAGATTTTGAAGAGATAGCAAAGCAAATTATACTTAAAGGAGAAATACCTTTAACGGCTGAGCAAAGACGAGAAATATTAGAAAATAAGAGGAAACAAATTATTGACTATATCTCTAGGAATTCAATAGATCCTAAGACAAATTTACCTATTCCCAGGACGAGAATAGAATTAGCTATGGAGCAAGCGAGAATTCAAATTGATCCTAACAAAGATGTAGAAGCACAGGCATTACAGATAGTTAGAGAGTTAGCAAAACTAATTCCTATAAGAATAGCCAGAGCCCTAATGGAAATTAAGGTAGGTCCAAAATTCAGTAGTAAGATAAAATCTCAATTGGCTAACCTCGGAGAAGTAAAAAGAAGTAATTGGCTAAATGACGGTACATTGATTGCAGAGCTGGAAATACCCGCAGGTGCTCAACAAGATGTTATAGATAAGTTAAATTCTTTAACTAAAGGAGAAGTAGAAGTTAAAATTTTGCAGGTTAAGTAA
- a CDS encoding exosome complex exonuclease Rrp41 (involved in the 3' to 5' degradation of a variety of RNA species; forms a trimer of heterodimers (hexamer) with Rrp42; Rrp41 is the catalytically active subunit), whose product MIQLQKPKLILENGLRTDGRKLDELRPIKIELGVLKNADGSAIFEMGNTKVIAAVYGPKEMHPRHLALPDKASLRVRYHMTPFSTDERKNPAPSRREIELSKVIREALESTILLNLFPRTVIDIFMEVLQADAGTRLVALMAASMALADAGIPMRDLIAGVAVGKADGSLVLDLNEQEDMWGEADMPIAVLPSLGQVVLLQLNGFMTPDEFRRAFELAQKGISSIYALQKEALKNKYLEYKEE is encoded by the coding sequence ATGATTCAGCTCCAAAAACCGAAGCTAATACTTGAAAATGGCCTTAGGACTGACGGAAGAAAACTTGATGAGCTAAGGCCTATAAAGATTGAGTTAGGAGTATTAAAGAATGCTGACGGTTCAGCAATATTTGAAATGGGTAATACAAAAGTAATTGCTGCAGTTTACGGACCTAAAGAAATGCATCCAAGGCATCTAGCTCTACCTGATAAAGCATCACTAAGAGTCAGATATCATATGACTCCTTTTTCTACTGATGAAAGGAAAAATCCAGCGCCAAGTAGACGGGAAATTGAACTCTCAAAAGTTATTAGAGAAGCATTGGAATCCACTATACTATTAAATTTGTTTCCTAGAACGGTTATAGATATATTTATGGAAGTTCTTCAAGCTGATGCGGGAACTAGATTAGTCGCTTTAATGGCAGCCTCTATGGCTCTAGCAGATGCAGGAATTCCGATGAGAGATTTAATTGCAGGAGTTGCTGTAGGTAAAGCAGATGGTTCATTAGTTTTAGATCTGAATGAGCAGGAAGATATGTGGGGAGAGGCTGATATGCCTATTGCTGTTTTGCCATCATTGGGTCAGGTAGTATTGTTACAGTTAAATGGATTTATGACACCTGATGAATTTAGAAGAGCCTTTGAGCTTGCACAAAAAGGGATCTCTAGTATATACGCATTACAAAAAGAAGCATTGAAAAATAAGTATCTAGAATATAAGGAGGAATAA
- a CDS encoding RNA-binding protein (forms a homotrimeric complex that covers the face of the exosome RNA-processing complex; involved in substrate/cofactor recruitment and regulated processing): MSQANKIYFEDRSIVTPGDLIAEGEFQVPWSPYYYKVNGKYYSGITGLITVKDGSMFEVIPLESSRYYPKVGDTIIGLVEDIEIYGWVIDIKSFYSAYLPASSLLGRPISPGEDVRRYLDVGDYVIAKIEAFDRTISPVLTVKGKGLGRIPLGTVMDIMPVKVPRVIGKNRSMIEVLTSESGCEIFVAQNGRIHIKCANNLIEEALIEAINIIQSESHTKGLTERIRNFLKQKLGVIRNDSAPKTEANT; encoded by the coding sequence ATGAGTCAGGCAAATAAAATATATTTTGAAGATCGTAGCATAGTGACCCCAGGAGATCTGATAGCTGAGGGAGAATTTCAAGTACCATGGTCGCCATATTACTATAAAGTTAATGGTAAGTATTATTCTGGTATTACTGGACTGATAACAGTAAAGGACGGAAGTATGTTTGAGGTAATACCTCTAGAATCATCAAGATATTATCCAAAAGTTGGAGATACAATAATAGGATTAGTTGAAGATATAGAAATATATGGGTGGGTAATTGATATTAAATCTTTTTACAGCGCATATTTACCTGCTTCATCTCTACTAGGAAGACCAATTTCTCCTGGAGAAGATGTGAGAAGATATTTGGATGTAGGAGATTACGTGATAGCCAAGATAGAAGCTTTTGATAGAACAATAAGCCCAGTTTTGACAGTTAAGGGTAAAGGTCTAGGTAGAATACCTTTAGGAACTGTGATGGATATTATGCCGGTAAAGGTTCCCAGAGTTATTGGTAAAAACAGAAGTATGATAGAAGTACTGACAAGTGAAAGTGGTTGCGAAATATTCGTTGCCCAGAATGGTAGGATACATATTAAATGCGCAAATAATTTAATAGAGGAAGCTTTAATAGAAGCAATTAATATCATACAAAGTGAGTCTCACACTAAAGGTCTAACAGAAAGAATTAGAAACTTTTTGAAACAAAAATTAGGCGTGATCAGAAATGATTCAGCTCCAAAAACCGAAGCTAATACTTGA